The Theobroma cacao cultivar B97-61/B2 chromosome 2, Criollo_cocoa_genome_V2, whole genome shotgun sequence genome includes the window CCCCTTTGTTCCTTGGAATTGCGGTTTGTGAAAGGTAGAGGGAGAAACTTGAAAGGTttagaaaagagagaaaaaaaatttcacagAAACGAAATGGGCccaagaaagggaaaaggcaatatcatctttcaCCATCAACACAAAACAAAGAGAATCAAAGAGATCTTGCCTGTGGATGAGGCCAGGTCCACTCCTTTCACTATTACTTATGGCTTGAAAATGAAGGAAAGCTGAGGCTCTTGTGACTCCAAGAACAAGTAAATGCAATGAAGGTGCAGGCAACCTTCAGTGGTCCCTGCCAGAGCCGCAACCTACACTGAAAAGCccctttcttcttcattaAAACACTAGTAGTTTTTCGAGGATCGGTTAAAAACTATCCGTCGATAGAAACATTTCCTAGTCGTTCAGCTTTTGCCTTGTAGGAAATTCAGGTCCATAATTTTAGAATTATGATTAATCTGAAATCAAGTTACGTCCTATCGTAAAAGAGTAATTTAAAATTGGATCACAACCTCCCAAGTCACCAGTAGCCAACGACAACGGAACAAGAAAATTGAAACCAATTTTTGGCCGTGGTGTGAACATGGGACTGGCCTTATCCCTGCCCTTCTACTGCTGTAGAACCAAAACCAAGAAGCGCCCCTAAGGAAATAGCATACAGATAATGAGTCCTTGGAAATAATCTGGAAAACAGGGAGCTTTGAGAGTTTAGATTCTTTTCGCCAAGTTGACAAGTTCCTCCACCCACACGGGCAGTTAATGTACCTCCACAGTTGTATAACATTCTTGTCCAGATTTATCCATGTTGATATCAGATGCATCAAACTTTAGTTTCAATCCTTTTGTGGTTATGCGCTGTTTTAGTAAAGCCGGTATAGCTTTGGTCATGATAGGTACATCATCACTTTTATGTTAAATAATAGACAAATGCAAATATCCATCCGCAGGAAAGCTATAAAACAAATGCTAAAGTTATATAAATTAAGTATTTCCCTTAATAACTCCACCAGCAAGCATTCTTTCTTTATCGATGTTCATAAAGGCGAAACCGTACACGTCTTAATTAATGAGAGCAGGTACGTTGACTAGAAAAGATCCAGTTTTGTTCTCCAGTTTCCTTCTGGCTCTTACATGAATTGGAAGTGAAAAATCATGCTGAATCTGGGAATATTTGGATTATTCTCTCCCTGTATTGCAGTTAACACCAGAGTTCCTGCATCCAAGCATTACATACAATTTGTCGTTGACAAATTCCTTAGGTCCTTTCAGGATGAATCAGAGAGAATAATCTATATGGAATGATTCAAGACtgattcaattttctcttaaaaataaaagtaatattcgatataatttggagtcaCGGAAACCATTCTAAGGCGCTGAATTAACAAAGGAATGGTTGCCCTTTCACTGACATCCCTGTGCGTGTCTGTGCTACCAATTTTCGCCCCTTATTCCTCATTATATGGTTTAATTATCAGTGTCTCAATCAACATTATATTATTCTGTCTCAAAAGGGAGCCGAAGATGGTCCACTGGTAGGTTTCGTGTCCTATGTCCATGCTGGAGTGCTTCAAGTTGTCACTCAGGTTCATCCAACAGAGGAACAACTTGTGCCATTGGATTAGTCTATGCATTCCCTCaacattacaaaattttttgtgGTGCTTCTTGCATACTTTCGTTTAATGCAGTTATTGAACTAGATGTCTTTGAATGCTAGAAAATGGGGCAGTGAAAGTTCAGATAAATGTGTGATTGTTTCAAGGAGGTAAATTGGAATAGACTGATCTTTCCTTGCATTTATCCATCCATATCAACCTCCTTTACCCCACCTGTTCCTGGGCTATGTTGACACCCCAAATTTTTGGTCCCCTCCTCCATCCCATCAACCTTTCATTGTAATTGGAATCGATTTTGTTGTgattataaacataaaatttgaacAAGAGAGAAAGTTTGAAGTTAATTAGTATTGCTCTTATTCATACTACTTTCCAGTAtacatacaaatatatatataccatatGTACttaaagaagcaaaaaagaaTCTGGATCAGAGACATCTGGAATTAACTCAATCGTCAATAAATCAGGACTGATATTCTGATTCACATCTCCATCTTTAGATTGCTAGCTTCAATGGAACCTGCAAAGATCAAATTAAGCACAGTTAGATTCAATATTTTAGATCAGCAAAGGTATTACACTTCTGGTGATAGAAAAAAGACAGCAGGCGCCCTGAAATTTTCGAAGGACAGTTATAACAAGAGGACCTACTCCAACTTTCAATGGTTGCCAGTTCAATCGTTATAAGAATTCAACAGCAAAAATGGGAATACACAGTCTTATGGTTTCTCctttatttaacaaaattaaaggaGCAGTCGTTATTTGTTAAAGATGATTTGATAGTTCTAATTGTAGGTTAGCTTAACTAAGGGCCCCAGTTTTGCTTTTCAGGTCTTAGGGGTACTGTACATGCACATTAGTAGGTCAAAATGTTGCTTACTCTATCTAAAAGAATAATCCAAGGGAACATAGTGCTCATTGAACAAAAATCTATGGTTTTGATCATTGTGGAGTGAAAATGATAGAAAGCTTCCTTTAAAgtaactttcttcttttaaatcATATATAGGACACTGCTCTTCCTTCGCAAATTCATTTAACAACTGTGGGGTTCTCTTATGTCTCTATCAGCAGTAGTTAAACCCACTTTGCTTCATTTTTTCTGGcttgaaaaataatcaaaacaagaaagagaACATTAACAAAGACGTGTTAGCTTTATGTACCTGTAAATGGCTGAGACGGAAACGATGTTGATCGTCCTTGGTCAAATGCCACATTGTAAAGATTTTGCAATTCAACATCCCATGTTGCAGAGGGTTGAATTTGCTGCATTGCAACGCGTGATCTATAGTGAGAAACATGGTGAATACTGTAGAAGAGAGGGTAAAGCGCAACAGTGATAAGGAGCAGAGAAAATTACCGGGAAACAGGATGAGTCGAGAAACGATGCATCAGGGATTGACACAGGGGCACTGATGGTTCTTCGAGGTGCCATATCAGGAGTGTTCATTCCCATTTCCAACCCGCAACAAGAAACCACATGTTGTACCGGACTGACCTGAAGATAAGGAGGGTTAGCCATTTCTGATGACATCCCAACCGTTGGAAAATTAGTCGTACAAGAGGGAAACACCTGTTGGGGAAAAAACAGTTCCAGCATTAGTAACAGTAACAGAAACggtaaaaaaaagaaaaaggtcgTTCTGCAAAATATCTGATTTATTATCTAGGGAATTTCACCTTACCTCTTTGGCAAAAAGATTTTCAACGTTGAAGTCAAGCCTTGGATTTACAGCAGCTAGTTTCATAGATAGGAACTGCAGATTATGAGCATACAAGACAGAAATAAGATTGTGGGTGTACATAtatattgagaaaatgaagaattttCAGGTCTTTTTTACCTCTACTTGCCGTTGAAGAGATTGGACATAATTGATTATTTCATCAAGCATTCCTGCTTTTCCTGTGATTTTGTTGCACCCCGGAACTAAATCTTGCAGATACTTCATTCTTTCACTGATTTTTTCCCTTCTCACCtacataataaaaacataaatcaaacaaattaaacatGATTCTGTGATGGAAGTGACCTGATAAATCAGAACACACTTTGATCACGGCCACAGAAAGTTGCTAAAGaatggaaaaatataaaaattcctACTCACTCTCTCAGCTAAGCTGTGGCTATCAGTGGCTTGGCCACGACGTGCCCGGACGTGAATATAATCAGGCTTTTGAACCTCAGAAACCTTCGAATTCTCCTTGGAAGTATCAGTCGATGATTCCTTCTTATTGTTATTGTTGTTGCTGCTGCTTTTGTTGGTATTGGGCCCTGTAATTTTTGACTCTCCCTCTTCTGCACACGCCTTGATCCTCTTGGAGTCATCTTCCGCAACAACCTAGACATATTCAAAAGAGAAACTCCACTCAATAATCTCAGCGAAACCTATCCAAACACGCTTCGAAATTATGCTCTTGGTTTCTTGCTAAAAATTGGTTCTTAGACAGAAGACACGAACTCAAAACAGAGAGCAACCAAGAACCGTAAATTTACATTTTGTTCACAAAAAAGAACTCAatgataaaggaaagaaatccCTCACAAGAAAAGCAGAGAACATATCTAGCTAGTTTGGGCTTCCGGAAAAACGATAAAGAACagtattaataataatagagtaataaataaaaaaagacacGACCCAGACCTTTAAGTTTTGCAGCTTATCAACTTTCCTCTTCTTGAAGCTTTCTCTTCCGACGGCTGAACCAATCTTCTCAGAGACAACTGACTCCTTGCCCTTGACCTCCACCACCTCCCCTGCTACAGCCGCCGCCACAGCTGGCGGGCAGCTAGAAGTCCTTGAAATGGCGTAATTCATATCAAAACTGGGCCCATTACCGTACCCACATGGCCCAAACCCCATGTCAGGCATGTCAACCTTCACCAACTCAGGCCAGGCAGTCTCCAAACCAGGGTCAGGCTTCAGTTGCCGAGTCATCACCATGTCACCTAGCACCGAATCACCGCTCATCAAACCACCCTGAAAGCCTTCTACATGGCTGGGTTGGCTCGAAAACACCCCACTTAGCTCACTGAAATAACTTTGCTGTTGTTCTTGTTGTTGTAGTTGTTGTTGCTGAAGCTGTTCCTGTTGCCATTTCAAGCGAGCCCTTTGTCTCTCGAGCACTGTCATGTCCGAACATTGTAACATCTCTGGCAATGCTCTATTCATgtcaaaccctcaaattaaaagtacaaaaaaaaaattcccaaaaccaaaacaaacTAAGTAGGAAAGTGAAAGTAAGAAAAAAGCTGGTAGTAACAGGGAGGACAATAGCCACTAGGGAAGCAATAGTCTTGGGGATGAAGAAGATCAGGCAGGTTTGCTATATGAGTTCATGCCTAACACGAGTTCATTGTGAGGATGGTACCATATATCATTACTAGGTGATGTGCtcttatagattttttttatttttttgtatggAATTTTTGGTACTTttgaggaagaaagaaagatagaaaaaaaagagattttaaTGGCAAAGAGGAGAGGGAGAGTGGGGTATATATAAAGGGCAATAAAGGTCACCGGAATATGACACCATTAGGAACCAAAGAATTATTAAGAGagatattttcctttttttttcctttttcctctcctttttctcaaattttatacAAGATACAATTCCAGtacatatttattaattaattttaattttatatagttatttggttaaatttttaatatatattggattttaattactattttctAAACGTAAGTTCATAAGTATAAATTCTAAAGATATTCTAATGCTTTGATATAATGTAGTCCCACAAAGTAGCCAGAGTAGAAATTTCCAGGAGAATCTAAACGCTTGGATAACTAATAAACTTTGGCACTTGGCTTTAACACACGTGTTAATCTATTGGGCattaaaatagtaaaataaaataataacataatagtgaaaataatttttgaattattttaaaaaattttaataaattttaaatcttttataatgttaaatcaagtttttatatttttatttttaaaccaaataaatacttataaataattgtcAATTAATCATCCTTAATCAAAAcactattttttatatattatgtggTATTGACATATCATATTAGAAGATGACATGCTAATATAATGACATAATTATATGACATTTACATTTTATGTCAATGTTATATTAACATCatatgagtataaaatgatatatatgttattttgACAAACTACAATTAGTCATTTGTTAGTTATGAGATTCTATTcggtcaaaattaaaaatacaagaCTTGATTGAATTTAGTGCATGTTtggcttaattttttttcaacttatttatcttttaaaagtaaaaatcaaGTCAAACATGATCTTttgaaaaactcttaaaaaaaagtggttt containing:
- the LOC18607768 gene encoding transcription factor bHLH63 — encoded protein: MNRALPEMLQCSDMTVLERQRARLKWQQEQLQQQQLQQQEQQQSYFSELSGVFSSQPSHVEGFQGGLMSGDSVLGDMVMTRQLKPDPGLETAWPELVKVDMPDMGFGPCGYGNGPSFDMNYAISRTSSCPPAVAAAVAGEVVEVKGKESVVSEKIGSAVGRESFKKRKVDKLQNLKVVAEDDSKRIKACAEEGESKITGPNTNKSSSNNNNNKKESSTDTSKENSKVSEVQKPDYIHVRARRGQATDSHSLAERVRREKISERMKYLQDLVPGCNKITGKAGMLDEIINYVQSLQRQVEFLSMKLAAVNPRLDFNVENLFAKEVFPSCTTNFPTVGMSSEMANPPYLQVSPVQHVVSCCGLEMGMNTPDMAPRRTISAPVSIPDASFLDSSCFPQIQPSATWDVELQNLYNVAFDQGRSTSFPSQPFTGSIEASNLKMEM